In Myxococcales bacterium, a single genomic region encodes these proteins:
- a CDS encoding VWA domain-containing protein: protein MRIARLLSLAVPLSAVFVACGESSPDAPALTLLPDGGTVRRDGSTTGTGEGPDPFGPGGDGGTVIGGGELPNQCAADMQEAQQLPLDLYMMVDSSGSMADKTAGGTTKWADVQTALKAFVDDPASAGLGVGLEFFPSLVAGVPEDCETDSACTPAGGSCWYRRACKSKSSTQFVFCATDADCGAVAGDCQDLGVCLGLIASGGGCFSDNDCLVLSTCSKPVKGYCKNRDSCAVADYASPSAAIGTLPGAAGNLKSLLTARGVSGLTPTGPALEGAIKGAKDHKAANPTHSVAVVLATDGFPTECSVTDIPSIANTAGAGFGAGIKTFVIGVFTKDEEAQAKTNLNQIAAKGGSGAAFVINTGQNVSQAFVQALNTIRGAALPCDYKLPVPASGKPDYSKVNVQYTSGTGQKTTIFYVADAASCDPTSGGWYYDTKPPAGTPTKVIVCPKTCEGFKADPKAKVDIVQGCETVTVK, encoded by the coding sequence ATGCGCATCGCTCGTCTCCTCTCGCTAGCCGTCCCCCTCTCCGCGGTCTTCGTGGCCTGCGGTGAGTCATCGCCGGACGCGCCGGCGCTCACGCTGCTGCCCGACGGCGGCACCGTTCGACGCGATGGCTCCACGACCGGGACCGGCGAAGGGCCCGATCCGTTTGGACCCGGTGGCGACGGCGGCACCGTGATCGGTGGTGGCGAGCTCCCCAACCAATGCGCGGCCGACATGCAGGAGGCCCAGCAACTCCCGCTGGACCTCTACATGATGGTCGACAGCTCGGGCTCGATGGCCGACAAGACGGCCGGCGGAACGACGAAGTGGGCCGACGTGCAAACGGCGCTAAAGGCGTTCGTCGACGACCCGGCGTCCGCCGGCCTCGGGGTGGGGCTCGAGTTCTTCCCGAGCTTGGTCGCCGGTGTTCCTGAAGATTGCGAGACGGACTCCGCGTGCACGCCAGCGGGCGGCTCCTGCTGGTACCGCCGCGCGTGCAAGAGCAAGAGCTCAACGCAATTCGTGTTTTGCGCGACCGATGCGGATTGCGGCGCCGTTGCGGGCGATTGCCAGGACCTCGGCGTGTGTCTGGGGCTCATCGCGAGCGGCGGCGGCTGCTTCAGCGACAACGATTGCCTCGTGCTGTCCACATGTTCGAAGCCGGTGAAGGGCTACTGCAAGAACCGCGACTCGTGCGCCGTCGCCGACTACGCATCGCCGTCGGCCGCCATCGGCACGCTGCCGGGTGCGGCTGGCAACCTGAAGTCGCTCCTCACAGCGCGTGGCGTCTCGGGGCTAACCCCGACGGGCCCCGCGCTCGAAGGGGCGATCAAGGGCGCGAAGGACCACAAGGCAGCGAATCCGACGCACAGCGTAGCGGTCGTTCTCGCCACCGACGGCTTTCCGACCGAGTGCTCCGTCACGGACATTCCGAGCATCGCGAACACGGCCGGTGCGGGCTTTGGCGCGGGCATCAAGACCTTCGTGATCGGGGTCTTCACCAAGGACGAGGAAGCGCAGGCGAAGACGAACCTCAACCAGATCGCCGCGAAGGGCGGCTCGGGTGCAGCGTTCGTTATCAACACGGGGCAAAACGTCAGCCAAGCGTTCGTGCAAGCGCTCAACACGATTCGCGGAGCCGCGCTTCCGTGCGACTACAAGCTGCCGGTCCCGGCGAGCGGCAAGCCTGACTACTCGAAGGTCAACGTGCAGTACACGAGCGGGACGGGCCAGAAGACCACCATCTTCTACGTCGCCGACGCCGCGTCATGCGATCCGACCTCAGGCGGCTGGTACTACGACACGAAGCCGCCCGCGGGCACCCCCACCAAGGTCATCGTTTGCCCCAAGACCTGCGAGGGCTTCAAGGCGGACCCCAAAGCCAAGGTGGACATCGTTCAAGGCTGCGAGACCGTCACGGTGAAGTGA
- a CDS encoding protein kinase, protein MPIEPKLPVAIGELVGGKYAIESIIGSGGMGVIAAARHVQLDQRVALKFLHAQVLSNDQAVARFLREARATVRLKSDHVARVFDVDTLPTGEPYAVMELLEGVDLASYAREAGRLRIAEAVEFVVQACEGIVEAHALGIVHRDLKPQNLFVTRRINGSPRIKVLDFGISKSIGGADMSLTDSAVILGSPLYMAPEQMKASRNVDVRSDIWSLGIILYELLTGSVPFDGESITELCLKVVTAAPRAPREVRGEIPDAVAAIVLRCLEKDPAHRFGSVAALAEALEPFSAGAERGLTDRTWRSLAETADAIDKKSFFPLTPPPAASTHSTWDKLAEPPARRRGFYRGLAIGLAVAGALGAAAFMTRSSPAPSAEAPRNQIATLTGAGGASIVETVLVPAAGPASVPPVAAPAHEKTTPVADLPEDPARKRPAKVGRPKPEPKPSEAPAAPSAAAPPPGDAFRTTANGAPILP, encoded by the coding sequence ATGCCGATTGAACCGAAATTGCCGGTGGCGATCGGCGAATTGGTGGGTGGCAAATACGCCATCGAGAGCATCATCGGCAGCGGCGGGATGGGCGTCATTGCCGCGGCGCGTCACGTGCAGCTCGATCAGCGGGTCGCGCTGAAGTTCCTCCACGCGCAGGTCCTCTCCAATGACCAGGCCGTCGCGCGATTCCTCCGCGAGGCGCGCGCCACCGTACGGCTGAAGAGCGACCACGTCGCGCGCGTGTTCGACGTCGATACGCTGCCGACCGGCGAGCCCTACGCGGTGATGGAGCTCTTGGAGGGCGTTGACCTCGCGAGCTACGCCCGCGAGGCAGGGCGCCTTCGCATCGCCGAGGCCGTCGAGTTCGTCGTCCAGGCGTGCGAGGGCATCGTCGAGGCTCACGCGCTCGGCATCGTGCACCGCGATCTGAAGCCGCAAAATCTCTTCGTGACTCGCCGCATCAACGGCAGCCCTCGCATCAAGGTCCTCGACTTCGGCATCTCGAAATCGATCGGCGGCGCGGACATGTCGCTGACCGATTCCGCGGTCATCCTCGGGTCGCCCTTGTACATGGCGCCGGAGCAGATGAAGGCGTCGCGCAACGTCGACGTGCGCAGCGACATCTGGTCGCTCGGGATCATCCTCTACGAGCTCCTCACCGGCAGCGTCCCCTTCGACGGCGAGTCGATCACGGAGCTTTGCCTCAAGGTGGTCACGGCGGCGCCACGTGCGCCCCGCGAGGTGCGCGGCGAGATCCCCGACGCGGTCGCGGCCATCGTGCTCCGCTGCCTCGAGAAGGATCCGGCGCACCGCTTCGGGTCGGTGGCGGCGCTCGCGGAGGCCCTGGAGCCCTTCTCCGCCGGAGCGGAGCGCGGCCTCACCGATCGAACCTGGCGCTCCCTCGCGGAGACCGCCGACGCGATCGATAAGAAGAGCTTCTTCCCGCTGACGCCTCCGCCGGCCGCGAGCACCCACTCGACCTGGGACAAGCTCGCCGAACCGCCCGCGCGGCGCCGCGGGTTTTATCGCGGGCTTGCCATTGGCCTCGCGGTGGCCGGCGCCCTCGGCGCTGCCGCATTCATGACGCGCTCATCCCCGGCGCCGAGCGCGGAAGCGCCTCGCAACCAGATCGCCACACTGACCGGCGCGGGCGGGGCGAGCATCGTCGAAACGGTCTTGGTCCCCGCCGCAGGCCCAGCCTCAGTCCCCCCAGTGGCCGCCCCGGCCCACGAGAAAACGACGCCGGTCGCTGACCTACCGGAAGACCCCGCGCGGAAGCGTCCGGCCAAGGTGGGCCGCCCCAAGCCCGAGCCCAAGCCTAGCGAGGCCCCTGCGGCCCCCTCGGCGGCGGCGCCGCCACCCGGCGACGCTTTCCGCACGACGGCCAACGGCGCACCCATCCTGCCCTAA
- a CDS encoding PilZ domain-containing protein, whose amino-acid sequence MLMQPMRQRGAIRRAIQVPCTLVRAKDLKVIGKKSLDLSEDGMLVGAMDELAFGDQVMVSFTFTPFAIPFHVEGTVARFLRGRRTTDRMPAAAVRFESLDAVSRLILRGNLRRIPPTLPARARRVDYAATVMSLLT is encoded by the coding sequence ATGTTGATGCAACCGATGCGGCAACGGGGCGCGATCCGCCGCGCCATCCAGGTCCCGTGCACGCTGGTCCGCGCCAAGGACCTCAAGGTCATCGGCAAGAAGAGCCTCGACCTCTCCGAAGACGGGATGCTCGTCGGCGCCATGGATGAGCTCGCCTTTGGTGACCAGGTGATGGTGTCCTTCACGTTCACGCCCTTCGCGATCCCGTTCCACGTGGAGGGCACCGTGGCGCGGTTCCTTCGCGGCCGCCGAACCACCGACCGCATGCCCGCGGCGGCGGTGCGCTTCGAGTCACTCGACGCAGTCTCGCGGCTCATCCTGCGGGGCAACTTGCGGCGCATTCCGCCGACCTTGCCTGCGCGCGCTCGACGCGTCGACTACGCCGCGACCGTGATGAGCCTGCTCACCTAG
- a CDS encoding protein kinase: MSQEKRPASVPPGGEAGMVLANRYEVIREVGRGGMGVVYLCRDLVSAERVALKRLRTPDEAKGQLRPEETWWFHQEARAVAALDHPALVHARDFGTLADGSPYLVMDALPGRSVHEWMHTTTMPWPVIWALVDQVLAGLAHAHARGVIHGDLKPSNVMLDLATTGRGPRAYILDLGLAWLRQQLHDPRLDGAPSPELATHAGAGTVGWVAPEQIRKAATLVGPATDLYALGCILYRILVGKEVFEGNAQDVLRAHKRAPIPTLALAPAIPEGVGSFVHRLLAKRPWQRFEFSADARRVWAHYRPAQSATLEEVMSAAPAPPVAPSSSPALGQAVAAARSLAPGLLGLRPSPMIGREEERAELAELIVEMVSGKAMARQFVALIGEAGVGKSRLASWLCEYVHEFGLMVPLRARYGRIPTPLDGVTGAVNAHFNLEGADRALVEQTLMSRWEVSPDDDDALTWVAATAEWLRPTPPGTITPLGPTGKRFVLDTPELRWVVIRKVLERIGRERPILMWADDLHHASPNTFSVIRRLLHENSGFRLLLVATARSEALGTDLDAALRLEGARAEWNGKVMDLRPLGAEATDALLRSSLPLHDDAVARARQQSRGNPLFALQLLHAWAGGGYLTMHEGRYRVPDSALQGRAITTAELWDERLRAVPTELRTSAYAAAALGEDVRGEVLKTLVSALGMDARDALMALTRAQILLPSGNDQYRWPHALLLEHVLARLSERKDAPAIFRLAADALEKHPAVGSRRIMKHRVGNLLRAGDDEVAARLMFRFIEGSWRRGRDTAATLRDLEMIDGRVSGSTAAEYAYWRAEALRHTGRLRDASAHAQHARTAFHEAGEPAKEAHGYRLLGHIDSDLGSPATGRELVLEALDRFRTLADEAGYAQAQVVLGEIDYLLGEHARARDVLLEASSRCTRLGDTLGHAQCCILLAMISTAVGAYERARDLLNQARSEFDAMGYRLGLAQCDVVLGHADHRAFEMDRARVRALAARASFRELVNPRGEAACERLLAMIAIDTDDYDAALAHADVAAKIYLRLHDPWGDVEARLLFAQVALARGDERARELVESCDEIAIQEAEPRQHRHLTRAWLAREEGRWKDAAAEIDRARVAYGEKIRSGDHTPQLLARFAQLEWAPEARERLDAWLAIHKTEAEAPVSVEWPRI, translated from the coding sequence ATGTCGCAAGAGAAGCGGCCAGCCTCCGTCCCGCCCGGCGGAGAAGCCGGCATGGTGCTCGCCAACCGGTACGAGGTCATCCGCGAGGTGGGCCGCGGCGGCATGGGCGTTGTTTACCTCTGTCGCGACCTCGTGAGCGCCGAGCGCGTCGCCCTGAAGCGGCTCCGGACTCCTGACGAAGCAAAGGGGCAACTTCGCCCCGAAGAGACCTGGTGGTTTCACCAAGAGGCGCGCGCCGTGGCGGCGCTCGATCATCCCGCGCTCGTGCACGCGCGCGACTTCGGCACGCTGGCCGACGGGTCACCCTACCTCGTCATGGACGCACTGCCGGGGCGCAGCGTGCACGAATGGATGCACACGACGACGATGCCCTGGCCCGTCATTTGGGCGCTCGTCGATCAGGTCCTGGCGGGGCTCGCTCACGCCCACGCACGCGGCGTCATTCACGGCGATCTCAAGCCCTCGAACGTCATGCTCGACCTCGCGACCACGGGGCGCGGACCGCGCGCGTACATCCTCGATCTCGGGCTCGCGTGGCTACGGCAACAGCTCCACGACCCGCGCCTCGACGGCGCTCCCTCGCCAGAGCTTGCGACCCACGCAGGGGCGGGCACCGTCGGCTGGGTCGCTCCGGAGCAAATCCGCAAGGCCGCCACGCTCGTGGGTCCCGCCACCGACCTCTACGCCCTGGGCTGCATCCTCTATCGTATTCTCGTCGGCAAAGAGGTCTTCGAGGGCAACGCGCAAGACGTCCTCCGCGCCCACAAGCGCGCGCCGATCCCGACCTTGGCCCTGGCGCCGGCGATCCCTGAGGGCGTGGGGTCCTTCGTCCATCGGTTGCTCGCGAAGCGCCCTTGGCAACGCTTCGAGTTTTCCGCCGACGCGCGCCGCGTCTGGGCGCACTACCGTCCGGCGCAGAGCGCCACGCTGGAAGAGGTGATGTCCGCGGCGCCGGCGCCGCCGGTAGCACCGTCGTCGAGTCCCGCGCTCGGTCAAGCCGTGGCCGCGGCCCGCTCGCTCGCGCCGGGTCTCTTGGGCCTCCGGCCGTCGCCCATGATCGGTCGCGAGGAAGAGCGCGCCGAGCTCGCCGAGCTGATCGTCGAGATGGTCTCGGGCAAGGCCATGGCGCGGCAGTTCGTCGCCCTCATCGGCGAAGCCGGCGTCGGCAAGAGCCGGCTCGCGTCGTGGCTCTGCGAATACGTGCACGAGTTCGGCCTGATGGTGCCGCTCCGGGCTCGCTACGGCCGCATTCCAACCCCACTCGACGGCGTGACCGGGGCCGTCAACGCGCACTTCAATCTGGAAGGCGCTGACCGCGCGCTCGTCGAGCAAACGCTCATGAGCCGCTGGGAGGTCAGCCCCGACGACGACGACGCCCTGACGTGGGTCGCCGCGACGGCCGAGTGGCTGAGGCCCACGCCGCCGGGCACCATCACCCCGCTCGGCCCGACAGGAAAGCGTTTCGTCCTCGACACGCCCGAGCTCCGCTGGGTCGTCATCCGGAAGGTGTTGGAGCGCATCGGTCGCGAGCGTCCCATCCTCATGTGGGCCGACGATCTGCACCACGCATCGCCGAACACGTTCTCCGTGATTCGCCGCCTCCTGCACGAAAACTCCGGCTTCCGCCTGTTGCTGGTCGCGACCGCGCGGAGCGAGGCGCTCGGCACCGACCTGGACGCCGCGCTGCGCCTCGAAGGCGCGCGCGCCGAATGGAACGGCAAGGTCATGGACCTCCGGCCCCTCGGCGCCGAAGCCACCGACGCGCTCCTGCGCTCGTCGTTGCCGCTTCATGACGACGCCGTCGCGCGGGCCCGCCAACAGAGCCGCGGCAATCCGCTGTTCGCGCTTCAGCTCCTCCACGCGTGGGCCGGCGGGGGCTACCTCACGATGCACGAGGGGCGCTACCGCGTGCCCGACAGCGCGCTGCAGGGCAGGGCCATCACGACGGCCGAGCTTTGGGACGAGCGCCTTCGCGCCGTCCCCACGGAGCTTCGCACGAGCGCGTACGCGGCGGCGGCGCTCGGCGAAGACGTTCGCGGCGAGGTTCTAAAGACCCTCGTGAGCGCCCTCGGCATGGATGCGCGCGACGCGCTCATGGCGCTCACCCGGGCGCAGATCCTGCTCCCGTCGGGCAACGATCAATACCGATGGCCGCACGCGCTCTTGCTCGAGCACGTGCTCGCTCGCCTGAGCGAGCGCAAAGACGCGCCTGCGATCTTCCGCCTCGCCGCCGACGCGCTCGAGAAGCACCCGGCCGTCGGCTCGCGCCGCATCATGAAACACCGCGTCGGCAACCTGCTCCGCGCCGGCGACGACGAGGTCGCGGCCCGGCTCATGTTCCGCTTCATCGAGGGCTCTTGGCGCCGCGGCCGCGACACCGCGGCCACGCTCCGCGACCTCGAAATGATCGACGGTCGCGTGAGCGGTAGCACGGCGGCCGAATACGCCTATTGGCGAGCCGAGGCCCTGCGTCACACGGGGCGCCTCCGCGACGCGAGCGCCCATGCCCAGCACGCGCGCACCGCGTTCCACGAGGCCGGGGAGCCCGCAAAGGAAGCCCACGGTTATCGTCTGCTTGGCCACATCGACTCGGATCTCGGGAGCCCCGCCACCGGTCGCGAGCTGGTGCTCGAAGCGCTCGATCGGTTCCGCACCCTCGCCGACGAAGCGGGCTACGCGCAGGCGCAGGTCGTGCTGGGCGAGATCGACTACCTGCTCGGCGAACATGCGCGCGCGCGCGACGTGCTCCTCGAAGCGAGCTCGCGCTGCACGCGCCTCGGCGACACGTTGGGCCACGCGCAGTGTTGCATCCTGCTCGCGATGATCTCGACGGCCGTTGGCGCCTACGAACGGGCGCGCGATTTGCTGAACCAGGCGCGCTCAGAATTCGACGCCATGGGCTATCGCCTCGGCCTCGCGCAATGCGACGTCGTTCTTGGCCACGCAGACCATCGGGCCTTTGAGATGGATCGGGCGCGTGTCCGAGCGCTCGCGGCGCGCGCGTCGTTCCGCGAGCTCGTGAACCCGCGCGGCGAGGCCGCCTGCGAGCGTCTCCTCGCGATGATCGCCATCGACACCGACGACTACGATGCGGCGTTGGCCCACGCCGACGTCGCGGCCAAGATCTACCTGAGGCTCCACGATCCGTGGGGCGACGTCGAGGCGCGGCTCCTCTTCGCGCAGGTCGCCCTCGCGCGCGGCGACGAGCGCGCCCGCGAGCTCGTCGAATCCTGCGACGAAATCGCCATCCAAGAGGCCGAGCCGCGCCAGCACCGCCACCTCACACGCGCGTGGCTGGCTCGAGAAGAGGGGCGCTGGAAGGACGCGGCCGCCGAGATCGATCGGGCGCGCGTCGCCTATGGCGAAAAAATACGCTCCGGCGACCACACGCCCCAGCTCCTAGCGCGCTTTGCGCAGCTCGAGTGGGCGCCGGAAGCGCGCGAGCGCCTCGACGCGTGGCTCGCCATCCACAAGACCGAAGCGGAAGCTCCCGTCTCTGTCGAGTGGCCGCGAATCTGA
- a CDS encoding tetratricopeptide repeat protein produces MLAASLLLLTPISRADEGEAETLIGQGVALRQLGRDQEALQLFRRAFAQAPSPRARAQMGLCEQALGIWLKAEEDLSAALAETEDVWVQRYKEPLARALEVVRGRVGSLEIVSNQTDVEVALDGNVIGTLKPQGTTFRVESGTRSVSLKKVGFHSASRTVIVPGGGVARETFDLAPLAPGELDAPRSPGAAPYSSAQRTVGLALLGTSAVVVGAGVAAQLVRASFVSDYNSDALCPGEQSARQPPACQERISSARTWQTVAIVGYAAGAALAISGGILYFTAPPRPASTAACGVGPLAAGGFSAGCTGRF; encoded by the coding sequence ATGCTCGCCGCGAGCCTGTTGCTGTTGACCCCCATCAGCCGCGCCGACGAGGGAGAGGCCGAGACGCTGATCGGGCAGGGTGTCGCCCTGCGGCAGCTCGGGCGAGACCAAGAGGCACTCCAGCTGTTTCGCCGTGCGTTCGCGCAGGCTCCGAGCCCGCGCGCCCGAGCTCAAATGGGCTTGTGCGAGCAAGCGTTGGGCATTTGGTTGAAGGCTGAGGAGGACCTCTCGGCGGCTCTCGCGGAAACCGAAGACGTCTGGGTGCAGCGCTACAAGGAGCCGCTCGCGCGGGCCCTCGAGGTCGTGCGCGGGCGCGTCGGCTCTCTCGAGATCGTGTCCAATCAGACCGACGTCGAAGTGGCGCTCGACGGCAACGTCATCGGGACGCTGAAGCCGCAAGGCACCACGTTCCGCGTCGAGTCCGGCACGCGAAGCGTCAGCCTGAAGAAGGTCGGGTTCCACTCGGCGTCGCGAACCGTCATCGTCCCGGGAGGCGGCGTAGCGCGAGAGACCTTCGACCTCGCCCCGTTGGCGCCCGGCGAGCTCGACGCGCCGCGGTCCCCGGGGGCCGCCCCATATTCGTCGGCTCAGCGCACCGTGGGTCTCGCCTTGCTGGGCACGTCGGCGGTGGTCGTCGGAGCCGGCGTGGCGGCGCAGCTCGTACGCGCGTCGTTCGTGAGCGACTACAACAGCGACGCCCTCTGTCCTGGTGAACAGTCGGCTCGCCAACCGCCCGCCTGTCAGGAGCGAATCTCATCGGCGCGGACTTGGCAAACGGTCGCGATCGTTGGCTACGCTGCCGGCGCGGCGCTCGCGATCTCCGGTGGCATTCTCTACTTCACGGCACCGCCACGACCGGCCTCGACGGCGGCGTGCGGAGTCGGACCGCTCGCCGCCGGTGGCTTCAGCGCCGGCTGCACAGGCCGCTTCTAA
- a CDS encoding PilZ domain-containing protein: MVPMEQRRAARRSVVVECQVVRERDFRLVGESTLDLSPEGMLVLTNDRVLTGEDLLVSFRTPILGTWFDAEARVARVVHGRRPGDFGRALGLRFKRLDRIAKSLLEASLSTYRPSPPSRAPRVDYAESVTRIIIGAA; this comes from the coding sequence ATGGTTCCTATGGAGCAAAGGCGTGCGGCTCGCCGATCGGTCGTCGTGGAGTGCCAGGTGGTTCGCGAGCGCGATTTTCGGCTCGTCGGCGAGAGCACCCTCGATCTTTCTCCTGAGGGCATGCTTGTGTTGACCAACGACCGCGTCCTCACGGGCGAGGATCTGCTCGTCAGCTTCCGCACGCCGATCCTCGGTACCTGGTTCGACGCCGAAGCGCGCGTCGCGCGCGTCGTGCACGGCCGGCGACCCGGCGACTTTGGGCGCGCCCTTGGCCTTCGCTTCAAGCGGCTCGACCGCATCGCCAAGAGCCTGCTCGAGGCCAGTCTCTCGACCTATCGCCCGTCGCCGCCAAGCCGCGCGCCCCGCGTCGACTACGCCGAGTCCGTCACGCGCATCATCATTGGAGCGGCCTAG
- a CDS encoding DUF3105 domain-containing protein encodes MRTLCSFVGLALVSSAIACSGSAAEEAEDSGEFGEVASSELRSRSLLIPSGGSKAFTFSVANAGPVALTVDCAAPANPDALGNVFSVDAPALHLPANEGPKAAYFAWSGDVEAGTHTVTLNSVQGGGRCAVKVGRRASGACTAHKTSRSPNMNHTHFAVGQDTSSDWEPFPASGNHWGAWATWNKAYSTPVKRAFALHNMEHGGSVLSYKCASPTESPDCQAAEQKLKDLVSSTNLTRYLITPDPDQPEMFAVRTWRMAHTSSCFDRDAAAAFLDANMRRGREDIDADPPLPFDPTTTEVPCQNLMAAPDSCF; translated from the coding sequence ATGCGCACACTGTGCTCTTTTGTCGGACTTGCGTTGGTTTCAAGCGCGATCGCGTGCAGCGGCAGCGCTGCGGAAGAAGCCGAGGACAGTGGTGAGTTCGGGGAGGTCGCGTCGTCGGAGCTCCGGAGCCGCTCGCTCCTGATTCCCTCTGGCGGAAGCAAGGCCTTCACCTTCTCCGTCGCCAATGCGGGGCCCGTAGCACTCACCGTGGATTGCGCGGCCCCGGCGAACCCGGACGCGCTCGGCAATGTGTTCTCGGTCGACGCGCCGGCGCTCCACCTCCCAGCGAACGAAGGGCCCAAGGCCGCTTACTTCGCGTGGTCGGGAGACGTTGAGGCCGGCACGCACACGGTCACGCTGAACAGCGTGCAGGGCGGAGGCCGCTGCGCCGTCAAGGTCGGTCGTCGCGCTTCCGGCGCTTGCACGGCGCACAAGACGTCCCGCTCGCCCAACATGAACCACACGCACTTTGCGGTGGGCCAAGACACGTCGAGCGACTGGGAACCGTTCCCCGCGTCGGGCAATCACTGGGGCGCGTGGGCGACCTGGAACAAGGCCTACAGCACGCCGGTGAAGCGTGCCTTCGCGCTCCACAACATGGAGCATGGTGGTTCGGTGCTCTCGTACAAGTGTGCATCGCCGACCGAGAGCCCGGACTGCCAGGCCGCGGAGCAGAAGCTGAAGGACCTCGTCTCGTCGACGAACCTCACCCGGTACCTCATCACGCCTGACCCGGATCAGCCGGAGATGTTCGCGGTTCGCACGTGGCGCATGGCGCACACGTCCTCGTGTTTCGATCGCGATGCGGCCGCCGCGTTCCTAGACGCAAACATGCGCCGCGGCCGCGAAGACATCGACGCCGATCCGCCCCTTCCCTTCGACCCGACCACGACGGAGGTGCCCTGCCAGAATTTGATGGCAGCACCGGACTCGTGCTTCTGA